Proteins from a genomic interval of Nitrospina gracilis Nb-211:
- a CDS encoding MFS transporter, with protein MFGFRALWSEDTSAPLDAETRTRRTFRLDLARGVFRGILTSGTQTFGLFIAIRVFQAGDTSKALIGSAPFIGMLVSLLFVHYASKTGFRKSVLGSLPAAVCGVMLFAAAFADTLAAYTVCLVLAFMALTSLVPFLTAIYNDNYPEDRRGMYFSRSVLALVLVSVVAGFLGSAAMDADLDNYRWILATLGVAALGKACVVYAMPSGIIENGEHKNPLGNLKLVFEDRNFGYVLLTWFIMGFANLWTLPLRVDYITSSKYGIEGSALFVALIITVIPDLMRALSTPFLARLFDKMNFIVLRMILNLLFAIGVGLFFLTKDPYLIAIASAFIGMAFGGGTIAWSLWVTKYAPPGKVAAYMSVHVGLTGVRGTIGPMLGFWMVNLVGPVNIGLISFSMMILATVMLIPEIKHGRRKRGPIPAEDFEPIEPK; from the coding sequence TTGTTCGGATTTCGCGCTCTCTGGTCCGAGGACACCAGCGCCCCGCTGGATGCGGAAACCCGCACCCGCCGGACGTTCCGGCTGGATCTCGCCCGCGGCGTGTTCCGCGGCATTCTCACCTCCGGCACGCAGACGTTCGGCCTGTTCATCGCCATTCGCGTGTTTCAGGCGGGAGACACGTCCAAGGCGCTCATCGGTTCCGCACCGTTCATCGGCATGCTGGTATCACTATTATTCGTGCACTATGCGTCGAAGACGGGTTTCCGCAAATCCGTGCTGGGCTCCCTGCCCGCCGCCGTGTGCGGCGTGATGCTGTTCGCCGCGGCGTTCGCCGACACGCTGGCCGCGTACACCGTGTGCCTGGTGCTGGCGTTCATGGCGCTCACCAGCCTGGTGCCGTTTCTCACCGCCATCTACAACGACAATTACCCCGAAGACCGGCGTGGCATGTATTTTTCCCGCTCGGTGCTGGCGCTGGTGCTGGTCTCGGTGGTTGCAGGATTCCTCGGTTCCGCCGCCATGGACGCGGACCTCGACAACTACCGGTGGATCCTGGCAACGCTCGGGGTGGCAGCCCTCGGCAAAGCCTGCGTCGTGTACGCCATGCCTTCCGGCATCATCGAAAACGGCGAACACAAAAATCCGCTCGGCAACCTGAAGCTGGTGTTCGAAGACCGCAACTTCGGTTACGTTTTGCTGACATGGTTCATCATGGGTTTCGCCAACCTGTGGACCCTGCCCTTGCGTGTGGATTACATCACCTCCAGCAAATACGGCATCGAAGGCTCCGCCCTGTTCGTGGCGCTCATCATCACCGTCATCCCGGACCTCATGCGCGCCCTGTCCACGCCGTTTCTGGCGCGGCTGTTCGACAAAATGAATTTCATCGTCCTGCGCATGATTCTGAACCTGCTGTTCGCCATCGGCGTCGGTCTGTTTTTCCTGACGAAGGACCCGTATCTCATCGCCATCGCCTCGGCGTTCATCGGCATGGCTTTCGGCGGCGGCACCATCGCGTGGAGCTTGTGGGTCACCAAATACGCCCCGCCGGGAAAGGTGGCGGCGTACATGTCGGTTCACGTCGGGTTGACCGGAGTGCGCGGCACCATCGGCCCCATGCTCGGATTCTGGATGGTCAATCTGGTCGGACCGGTGAACATCGGCCTCATTTCGTTCAGCATGATGATCCTCGCCACCGTCATGCTGATTCCGGAAATCAAGCACGGAAGGCGCAAACGCGGGCCCATTCCGGCGGAGGATTTCGAGCCCATAGAGCCAAAATGA
- a CDS encoding competence/damage-inducible protein A: protein MKTRNDIPQAEIVAVGNELLNGLVSDTNSTFICGQLRSHGLQVGRISVVGDDAEAIRSALDQALSRVDLVIVTGGLGATHDDITKDVLAEYFGTTLARDPKVEAMIRVFFEKRQRPVPDAALRQAEVPKDGRTLYNDQGTAPGLMFERGGQRVYVLPGVPREAEYLTRQYILPDVAPSGNLCLQQRMLWTTGLVESALWEMFGPMDTLESLVQVASLPSHLGVRIHLTAYGKNVEETSAKLEQAETLLSNVLSSYIYARDEQTMESVLGRLLADRGETVAVAESCTGGLIGHRLTNVPGSSRYFLQGWLTYSNEAKIKNLGVDAELLERHGAVSEEVARAMAEGARRCAGTDWAVAVTGIAGPDGGTATKPVGLTYISVAGESLTSCQKFVFPQDRVRNKERAAQAALNLLRLHLIGLK from the coding sequence ATGAAGACCCGAAACGACATACCACAGGCCGAAATCGTTGCTGTCGGCAACGAACTGCTGAACGGCCTGGTGTCCGACACCAACTCGACCTTCATTTGCGGCCAGTTGCGTTCGCACGGTTTGCAGGTGGGGCGCATCTCCGTGGTCGGCGACGATGCGGAAGCGATCCGCTCGGCGCTGGATCAGGCGCTTTCCCGGGTCGATTTGGTCATCGTCACCGGCGGACTCGGCGCGACGCACGACGACATCACCAAAGACGTGCTGGCCGAATACTTTGGCACCACGCTGGCGCGCGACCCAAAGGTGGAGGCAATGATCCGCGTATTTTTCGAAAAGCGGCAGAGGCCGGTTCCCGATGCGGCGCTCCGCCAGGCGGAAGTGCCGAAAGATGGAAGGACGTTGTACAACGACCAGGGCACCGCGCCGGGCTTGATGTTCGAGCGCGGCGGTCAGCGTGTTTACGTTCTGCCCGGGGTGCCGCGCGAAGCCGAATACCTGACGCGGCAGTACATCCTGCCCGATGTCGCGCCTTCCGGAAACCTGTGCCTGCAACAACGCATGCTGTGGACCACGGGTCTCGTCGAGTCCGCGCTTTGGGAAATGTTCGGTCCGATGGATACGCTGGAGAGTCTCGTGCAGGTGGCGTCGTTGCCTTCGCACCTCGGCGTGCGCATTCATCTTACCGCGTACGGCAAAAACGTCGAGGAAACTTCCGCGAAACTGGAGCAGGCGGAGACGCTGTTGAGCAATGTGCTTTCCTCTTATATTTACGCGAGGGATGAACAAACAATGGAAAGTGTGTTGGGGCGGCTTTTGGCCGATCGCGGCGAAACCGTCGCTGTTGCCGAATCTTGTACAGGCGGATTGATCGGTCATCGTCTGACAAACGTTCCCGGCAGCTCGCGGTATTTTCTGCAGGGCTGGTTGACCTACAGCAACGAAGCGAAGATTAAAAACCTGGGCGTCGATGCCGAACTGCTGGAACGCCATGGCGCCGTGAGTGAAGAGGTTGCGCGCGCTATGGCGGAAGGGGCGCGGCGATGCGCCGGGACCGACTGGGCGGTGGCGGTGACGGGAATCGCCGGGCCGGACGGTGGCACTGCAACCAAACCCGTGGGTCTTACCTACATCTCCGTCGCAGGTGAAAGCCTTACCTCATGTCAGAAATTTGTGTTCCCGCAAGACCGCGTTCGCAATAAAGAACGTGCGGCGCAAGCCGCATTGAACCTTCTC
- the purE gene encoding 5-(carboxyamino)imidazole ribonucleotide mutase, with protein MATKKKKNLPRVGILMGSDSDFTTMEEASKVLEQFGVNHEILVSSAHRSPERTRDYVNGAKKRGIRVFIAGAGGAAHLAGVIAAESTLPVIGVPITSVLQGLDSLLSTAQMPGGIPVATMAIGKAGAKNAGLLAVQILAIEDNDLAKQLLKYKKDQAKQVERKSKNLKTPYGESSSS; from the coding sequence GTGGCTACCAAAAAGAAGAAAAATCTGCCGCGTGTCGGCATTCTGATGGGAAGCGACTCCGACTTCACCACGATGGAAGAAGCGAGCAAGGTCCTCGAACAGTTCGGAGTGAATCACGAAATCCTGGTTTCCTCCGCGCACCGTTCTCCCGAACGCACGCGCGATTATGTCAACGGCGCGAAGAAACGCGGCATCCGCGTGTTCATCGCGGGCGCGGGCGGCGCGGCGCACCTGGCGGGTGTCATCGCGGCGGAATCCACCCTGCCGGTGATCGGCGTGCCCATCACCTCCGTCCTGCAGGGCCTCGACTCCCTGCTGTCCACGGCGCAGATGCCGGGCGGCATTCCCGTCGCCACCATGGCCATCGGCAAGGCGGGGGCGAAGAACGCCGGACTGCTTGCGGTGCAGATCCTCGCGATCGAGGACAATGATCTCGCCAAACAACTGTTGAAATACAAAAAGGACCAGGCCAAGCAGGTCGAACGCAAAAGCAAAAACCTGAAGACACCGTATGGCGAATCGTCTTCAAGTTGA
- a CDS encoding tetratricopeptide repeat protein yields MNDIERLLNDLKKVDSKIRKQATQSLWMRWYQECGEAAERRLYEGIRLMDAGELARARFHFADLVEQFPEFTEAHNKLATVHYLEGNYEEAIAECRIVVEKAPHHFGAWNGMGMCLFHLGRLNEAIHSFQKALEIQPYAEDNRHYIGLCRGKLN; encoded by the coding sequence ATGAACGATATCGAACGGCTTTTGAACGACCTCAAAAAAGTGGACTCGAAAATCCGCAAGCAAGCCACGCAATCCCTCTGGATGCGCTGGTACCAGGAATGCGGCGAAGCGGCGGAACGCAGACTTTATGAAGGCATCCGCTTGATGGACGCAGGCGAGCTGGCGAGGGCCCGGTTTCACTTTGCCGACCTTGTGGAACAGTTTCCGGAATTCACCGAAGCCCACAACAAACTCGCCACGGTGCACTACCTGGAAGGGAACTACGAAGAAGCCATTGCCGAATGCCGGATCGTGGTCGAGAAAGCTCCGCATCACTTCGGTGCGTGGAACGGCATGGGCATGTGCCTGTTTCACCTGGGACGCCTCAACGAAGCCATCCACAGTTTTCAAAAAGCGCTGGAAATCCAGCCTTACGCAGAGGACAACCGCCATTACATCGGCCTCTGCCGCGGCAAGTTGAATTGA